In Pyricularia oryzae 70-15 chromosome 2, whole genome shotgun sequence, one genomic interval encodes:
- a CDS encoding PKHD-type hydroxylase TPA1: MKRKAENQLQAKKPLKKKAKKQLTEQETKERFRNGLFEKDVLGKYSKEYKTSTPYKHCVIHELVDDKLLRSVRDEIRENVSFTPKETDIYKIHQSGDLANLDGLDDEALAKLPSLLALRDAIYSDTFRNYVSGITGCGPLSGRKTDMAINVYTPGCYLLCHDDVIGSRKVSYILYLVDPDIPWKPEWGGALRLFPVTERKGKGGAVAKTVEPDVVKVIPPAWNQLSFFAVQPGQSFHDVEEVYHAKTKAELEKQGGRVRMAISGWFHIPQIGEDGYVKGAEEEQVKNSGLMQLQGNPDQHDLPREEPKPVEEGDSQDIVEFDEKDLEFLLKYMAPTYLTPDTLERASEYFEENSSITLADILNRKYAAKLREYIIQQEAAKIPSQSAEIEKKTPWKVARPPHKHRFLYMQETEENAAGEGQIEQNPIRELLDVFLPSRQFRAWLQMATGCVIKSHYSIARRFRRGEDYTLAMGHDGEARLELNFGLTPTQGWGDDQEDDEDEEDDAEEDDAKPKGKKNSKGKNKAEAKAKSKKKGSEGKKTKEDAVEPEEVGGHEVYMAGDEDDGADAAVYRAGGADDDNILFFQAAAWNKLTIVLRDSGALRFVKYVSKAAKGDRWDISAHFDIEDEDEDDDEEEEKGGEAVVGVQDDTSEEEFKGFSDSEDSDSD; encoded by the exons ATGAAGAGGAAAGCCGAAAACCAATTGCAGGCTAAGAAGCCTCTGAAaaagaaggccaagaagc AGCTCACCGAGCAAGAGACGAAAGAAAGGTTCAGGAACGGCCTTTTTGAAAAAGACGTACTCGGCAAGTACTCTAAAGAGTACAAGACATCGACACCCTACAAACACTGCGTCATTCACGAGCTCGTCGACGACAAACTATTACGCTCCGTCCGCGACGAGATCCGCGAGAATGTCTCCTTCACCCCCAAGGAGACCGACATCTACAAAATCCACCAGTCCGGCGACCTCGCCAACCTGGATGGGTTAGACGACGAGGCTCTGGCGAAGCTACCGTCTCTCCTGGCACTCCGCGATGCCATCTACTCCGACACCTTTCGGAACTATGTCTCGGGCATCACTGGCTGTGGTCCCCTGAGCGGCCGCAAGACGGACATGGCCATCAACGTCTACACGCCTGGATGTTATCTTCTCTGCCACGACGACGTTATTGGTAGCAGGAAGGTCAGCTACATTTTGTACCTCGTCGACCCGGACATACCATGGAAGCCGGAATGGGGTGGTGCTCTGCGCCTCTTCCCCGTCACCGAGCGCAAGGGTAAAGGCGGCGCCGTGGCCAAGACGGTGGAGCCCGACGTCGTCAAAGTCATCCCGCCCGCCTGGAACCAGCTGAGTTTCTTTGCCGTCCAGCCAGGCCAGAGCTTCCACGATGTGGAAGAGGTGTACCATGCCAAAACCAAGGCAGAGCTGGAAAAGCAGGGAGGCCGCGTGCGCATGGccatcagcggctggttccacATCCCGCAGATTGGCGAGGACGGCTACGTCAAGGGTGCAGAGGAGGAGCAGGTGAAAAACAGTGGTCTCATGCAACTGCAGGGTAACCCGGATCAGCATGACCTGCCCCGGGAGGAACCCAAGCCGGTCGAGGAAGGGGACTCGCAGGATATTGTCGAGTTTGATGAAAAGGACCTCGAGTTTCTGCTCAAATACATGGCCCCGACCTATCTTACACCGGACACACTCGAGCGGGCATCAGAGTACTTCGAGGAAAACTCTAGCATAACGCTGGCTGACATCCTCAACCGAAAGTATGCTGCCAAGCTGCGGGAGTACATCATCCAACAAGAAGCGGCCAAGATCCCTTCGCAATCCGCAGAGATTGAGAAGAAGACGCCGTGGAAGGTTGCTCGGCCGCCCCACAAGCACCGTTTCCTCTACATGCAGGAAACAGAGGAGAATGCGGCTGGGGAAGGTCAAATTGAACAGAACCCAATCCGTGAGCTCCTGGACGTCTTTCTTCCCAGTCGGCAGTTCCGCGCGTGGCTCCAAATGGCCACTGGCTGCGTGATCAAGTCGCATTATTCAATCGCGCGGCGATTCCGGAGGGGCGAGGACTATACCCTTGCCATGGGTCACGATGGCGAGGCACGTCTGGAGTTGAACTTTGGTCTGACGCCCACTCAAGGATGGGGTGACGATCAAGAGGATGATGAAGACGAAGAGGACGATGCAGAAGAGGACGACGCTAAACCCAAAGGCAAGAAGAACAGCAAGGGTAAGAACAAGGCGGAGGCCAAAGCCAAGTCTAAAAAGAAGGGCAGTGAAgggaaaaagacaaaggaaGACGCAGTAGAGCCTGAAGAAGTTGGAGGCCACGAGGTTTACATGGctggcgacgaggacgatggcGCGGACGCTGCCGTCTATCGTGCCGGTGGAGCTGACGACGACAACATCCTCTTCTTCCAGGCGGCGGCGTGGAACAAGCTGACAATCGTGTTGAGGGACAGCGGGGCTCTTCGGTTTGTCAAGTATGTGAGCAAGGCTGCCAAGGGTGACCGGTGGGATATCTCGGCGCACTTTGACAttgaggatgaggatgaagacgacgacgaggaagaagaaaaaggtggAGAGGCTGTCGTTGGCGTACAGGACGATACCTCGGAGGAAGAATTCAAGGGTTTTTCGGACAGCGAGGACAGCGACTCAGACTAG
- a CDS encoding cysteine desulfurase yields MSQSTLDIKQVRGSFPALSVDQVFFDNAGGSQTLDKVIDSIREYLSNTNVQLGASYSTGQKSTDLYDKGYEAAAKYINASVDNIVLGSSTTQLFRNLSQTLNFSHGDEIIVSKIDHEANIASWVDLAERQKLVLKWWLPSQASLDASSPKLEVADLKDLLSDKTRLVTLTHASNILGTIHDVKAVSDAVHAQKDEALVCVDGVAYAPHRPIDVKALGVDIYCFSWYKVYGPHISMLYASDRANSQMKSLGHYFNPSKTVEDKLGLAGSSYELVASIPEVVTYLDGKEAAIEKQETLLSETLLKYLRSRDDVTIWGEKSSDGQLRVPTISFTVKGWGSQELVETVEKGTNFGFRWGSFYSVRLVEEMLDLGHDGITRVSMVHYNTVDEVERLVEALDKTLASKE; encoded by the exons ATGTCTCAGTCAACGTTGGATATCAAACAGGTGCGGGGTAGCTTCCCAGCCTTGAGCGTGGACCAAGTCTTTTTTGACAACGCCGGTGGAAGTCAAACACTGGACAAGGTGATCGATTC GATACGTGAATACCTGAGCAACACCAATGTTCAACTGGGTGCATCTTATTCCACTGGCCAAAAGTCGACAGATTTGTATGACAAGGGGTATGAGGCCGCGGCAAAGTATATCAACGCTTCAGTCGACAACATTG TCCTGGGATCATCCACCACCCAACTCTTCCGCAATCTATCCCAAACCCTCAACTTCAGCCACGGAGATGAGATCATCGTCTCCAAGATCGACCACGAGGCAAACATCGCCTCGTGGGTCGACCTCGCCGAGCGACAGAAGCTGGTCCTGAAATGGTGGCTCCCGTCGCAGGCCAGCCTCGATGCATCGTCGCCGAAGCTCGAGGTGGCTGACCTCAAGGACCTCTTGTCTGACAAGACTCGCCTTGTGACCCTGACGCACGCGAGCAACATCCTCGGCACGATACACGACGTCAAGGCCGTCTCTGATGCGGTGCACGCGCAAAAAGACGAGGCACTCGTGTGCGTCGACGGCGTGGCTTATGCTCCCCACCGGCCTATTGATGTCAAGGCATTGGGGGTGGATATTTACTGCTTTTCGTGGTACAAG GTCTACGGGCCTCACATCTCCATGCTATACGCCTCGGACAGAGCCAACTCCCAGATGAAGTCGCTGGGCCACTACTTCAACCCCTCAAAGACGGTAGAGGACAAGCTCGGCCTCGCCGGGTCCAGCTACGAGCTCGTCGCCTCCATCCCCGAGGTGGTCACCTATCTGGACGGCAAAGAGGCCGCCATCGAGAAGCAGGAGACTCTGCTGTCCGAGACTTTGCTCAAGTACCTCAGGTCACGAGACGACGTGACCATCTGGGGTGAAAAGTCATCCGATGGCCAGCTCCGTGTTCCCACCATATCCTTCACCGTCAAGGGTTGGGGATCACAGGAGCTGGTCGAGACGGTAGAAAAGGGGACCAACTTTGGGTTCCGATGGGGTAGTTTCTACTCGGTGCGTCTCGTTGAGGAGATGCTGGATTTGGGCCACGACGGAATTACCAGGGTCAGCATGGTACACTACAATACCG TTGACGAGGTTGAGCGGCTTGTAGAAGCTCTGGACAAAACCTTGGCGTCCAAGGAGTAA